Part of the Natronobacterium gregoryi SP2 genome, TCGAGGAAGTCGATCACTGCCTCGTGGTGGGGGATGTCGACGTTGCCGAGCGTGAAGCCGGCCATCGCGGCCGCGGCGATCCCCGTCTCGTGGGCGATCAGTTCCGCGCCACCGTAGGCGACGACGATCCCCGCGAGGACGATCAATCGGGCGTGTAATGGACCAGTCCTCGGAGAGAGGTTCGACCGCGAGAGGACCAGCCACACGACTCCGGCGACGGACGCGCCGACCGCCAGCCCGACGAGTAACCGACCCACGAACTCGGAGGCGAGGTGAACGAGACTGCCATCGCCGGCGATCAACACCTCGAAGACGACGACCACGAGGACGGCCGCTGTGACGTCGTTGATGACCCCCTCGCCCTCGAGGACGGCCGCGACGTGGTCACGGACAGTGACGACCTGCAGGATCGGCCCGATCACCGTCGGACCGGTCGCGATCAACAGCGCACCGACCAGCAACCCGACCTCGAGGCTCGTCTCGAGGAAGACGACGACCGCCGCTGCCGTCCCGAGCCAGGTGATCGCTGCACCGACGGTCACGATTCGCGTGAGAGCGGTCGGGCTCTCCCGAAGTTTTTCCAGACGTAAGTGATAGCCGCCCTCGAAGAGGATGATCGCGACGCTGACGCCGACCATCGCCGAGAGACCGCCGCCGAACGTCTCCTGGGAGACGAGTCCCAGCCCTTCCGGACCGATAGCGATGCCGGCACCGATCAGAAAGAGGACGCTCGGCACTCGCACCCGGTCGGCGAGAACGCGAGAGGCGACGCCGAGTGCCAGGACGAGCGCGACGATAGCGACGAGCATCACGGCGATACTGTGACGGCGGAATCACCGATCGTTTCGACGCTGTGCAGTCGCCTCTCGGGAGCCATCAGTCACCTCCGTCGGACGTCGTTTGTGCGTGTGAGTCGTCCACGTCGACCGTCCGAACGACCTCGGACAGGATCAGCAGGGCGACGACGAACGACGAACCGACAAGCAAGAGGACACTCACCAGTTCGAGTCCCTCCATTCCGATCCACTCGGAGAGTTCGCTCAACGCGATGCCCGCACTGGCAAACAGCATCATCAACCCGAAGTAGACGATCACGTCGTTCTCTTCGACGACCGTCGTCGCTGCCGAGCCGATCTTGGCACCGAGGGCGCTGCCGACGAGGAGCATCGAGACGACAGCGAGGTCGACGCTGCCAGACATGCCGTAGGTGAACGTCCCGTAGGCCCCCGAGAAGAGCCCGGCAAACAGGCTCGTCCCGACGGCGGCGGTCAGTGGCGTCCCGATCAGGTAGTGGATCGCCGGCATCCGGATGAAGCCGCCGCCGACGCCGATCAGTCCCGAGACGATTCCGACGCCGCCACCCGCCCCAGAGATCGTCCACAGCGAGGCCCGACCACCGGACGTCAGCGAGATCATCGGAGGAACGGTATACGACTGGATCTTCTGGCCGATCGGCGGGATGTTGTCGTCGTCGACGTCCTCACCGTCGTCATCGTCGTCCTCGAGGTTGTAGGCCCGCCGGAGGAACAGCAGGCCGATCCCCGCAAGCAGGAAGATGTACGCGAGTCCCGTGACGAGTTCGGCGACTCCTAGCGCCTCGAGAGCGAACACGAGCCGACTGCCGAGTTCGATCCCGATCGAGAGAACGACGAACAGGACCGCGCCGAGCCTGTAGTCGACTTCCCCGACATCGTAGTGTTTGATCACGGCGATGACGGAGGTGCCGAAGTAAAACGCCAGCCCACTGCCGATCGCGACGGAAGCGGGGTAGTCGAGGATCAACAGGGTGGGCGTAATCAAGAACGACCCGCCCATCCCGAAGAACCCGAACAGAACCCCGACCATGAAGCCGAAGCTCACGAACAACGCGAGCAGCGACAGGCTGAGTCCGAGTAGCTCCATCGGTCAGTTCACCGTTCTGGCGTGGACTGTCTTGGCGATCGACTCGAGCCAGCCGTACGCGACGTAGAGGACGATCGCCTGCACGAGGATGAAACCGACGACTGCAACCGCGCCGGCCACTCCACCTTCGATTCCGAGCATGTGCGTATAGATGACTGTATTTCGGCGTTAGTCGTCCGCAACGGCACTGTCCTCGGTGGCTGCACAGCGGTTGGGTCCGAGCTCGAGTTCGTTGCGTTCGTCCTCGTCGTCGGGTTCGTAGACACCGAGGTTCGTCTCGATGACTTTCTCGTAGTTCGGCGGCTTCGACGGGAGGTTGTCGAACATGTGCTCGACGAACGCGTCTTCCTCGAGCTGGACGATCTCGTTTTTCGCCCAGATGTCGCCGACGGTCGAGAACATCGGCATACCGGGGTCGACGTCGATGTACTCGCCACAGTCGGTCACCGAGAAGTGCCCGGGCAGGATCTTGACGTGGTCGGGCATCGTTCCGATCTTGTGCTGGAGCGTCTGGTACTGGACGCGGGCACCGTCTTTCGCGTCGTCGCCAGCGAACTGGAGTTCAGTTCGACCGATCGACTCGACGAACAGCGTGTCGCCGGTCAGCAGGGCCTCGTCTTCGACGAGGTAGGAGGTCATGCCGGTGGTGTGGCCCGGCGTATGAACCGCCTTGATGGCGATGTCGCCGACCATGACCGTCTCGTTTGGCTCCAGACCGTCGAAGTCGTAGTCGGGATCACGCGTGTTCGCGGGCCCACCGAGATGGTAGGGTACGTCGTACTTCTCGGCGAGGTCTCGGCCCGCGGAGATGTGGTCGGCGTGGATGTGGGTGTCGAAGACGCGTGCGATCTCGTAGCCGCGTTCGGCGGCGGCACTTTCGAAGGCATCGGTCGCACGCGTGACGTCGACGAGTGCAGCCTTCCCCGTTCGCTTCGAGCCGACGAGATAGCCCAGACAGCCCTTCGCACGACGCTGCAGCTGAAGGATCTCGAGGTCGTCGCGTTCGGTCGAAATCGAGACGACGTCGTAGACCAGGCTCCACTCTTCCATCCCGTTCTCGACGTGGGCGACGTTTTCGAATCCCTGCTCCTCGAGAGACTCGGCGAAGAGTCCGGCCGACCGACCGCTTGCACACGTGACGACGACGTCGTCGTCTGTCTCGTACTCGTCGGGGTCGAACTCGCCGACGAGTTCGTCGTCACTGCCGGAGTACTCGACGTTTTCTGCTTCCGCGATCCGCCAGTCTTCGTAGTCTTCTGGTGCTCGCGTGTCGAAGAGCACGTCGAAGTCGTTGGCTTCGATTCGGTCTCGTAGGTCTGCTGCCGAAATGGTCTCAGGCATACAGTAGAACTCTCGAACTGTCCAATATTAAGACTTCAACCAGCCAGAATAATTGGGGCTTTCGAGCGACCCGCGACGAACTAGCGGCAAGAACGTACAGAAGTTGCCGCAACCGGGCGATTGTCCCCGCAAACAGCGGCTGGTGAAGAGAACTCCCTGGACTGATGCGGTGAATTCGCCCGATCGTTCCGGGCGGCAAAACTATACTACCGGTTCAACCGTCGACTGCTGTGTCGAACTGACCCACACGACTGGGTTGGCCCTGCAGCGAAGAGGTGGGGCCGCCGCTACTCGTCGGCGGGTTCTGTCGGCGAGTGTGCGTGGCCCTCGTGTTCGACTGCCGTCGCAGCGAGTGCAGCGGAGAGTGCTGGGACATCCGCATCGGTAACGGGACCGTCGGTCTCGAGTTCCTCGAGCGAACGCGGGAACGCTCGCAGTTCCTTGTGGATCGTGATGCCAGCGTTTGCGCCCTCACCCATCGCGATCGGAATCTGGCTGTATCCTGGCGTGAGGTCACCGACTGCGTAGACGCCGTCGACCGACGTTCGGCCGTAGTCGTCGACCGCGACGGCACCGTCCTCGGTCCGCTCGAGGTCGAGTCCCTCGACGACCTCGTCGTGGTAGTCAGAGCCGTACATCAGGAACCCGCCGCTGTAGGCCCGTACCTGTCCGTCCGCGAACTCGAAGGACTCGAGCCAGCCGTCGTCGCTTTTGTTCATGGCGGCAATTTCGGCGGTGACGACGTCGACGGGATGGTGCTCGAGCATCGTCGCCGTCTCGTCGCTCCAAGACGGGTCCTCACCCCGGGTGAGCAGATCGACAGCGTCGGTGTAGTTGAGCATAATCATCGCGACGCGTGCGGCAGCATCGCCGGCCCCCATCACGTAGACCGGTTCGTCGACGAACATGTAGGCATCACAGAGCAGACAGTAGTGCAGTCCGCGGCCGGTCGGAGGCAGCGGCGGGTCGGGTCGTTCGTCGGCAAAGCCCGTCGCGAGGACGACCCGACAGGCGTGATAGGATGCATCGCCCGTCTCGACGCGGAAGCCGTCGTCGGCCGAATCGCCAAGCGGCGTCACCGACTCGACGAGTCCCCGTTCGAAGTCGGCTCCGTACCCTTGGACCTGCTCGCGAGCGGTCTGTAACAGTTCGTTGCCCGACGTCTCCTCCGTGATGCCGATCACGTTGTGGGTCTCGCGCATCATCGCGGCACGCCCACCACCTCGGTCGATAACCAGCGTATCGAGCGACAGCCTGGTCGTGTACAGCGCACTCGTCAGCCCGGCAGGTCCGCCACCCACGACTACGACATCGTAATCGAATCCGTCATCCGTAGACATGTGTCTAAGGAGTGCCGACGGGTGAATAAAAATGTGTCTTCGAAAGCCTGGCGCTGCAAGTCGGTGGCTGCTGTCCCCTACTGCAGGTACTCCGCCACCGTCCGTTCGGACACGTCGTCTCGACCCGTCGCGGTCATAGCCAGTGCAATTCCGGGCGTCGAGAGACCAGCCTCCTCGAGCGTCCGGGCTTCTGCCGTCGCGTCCGAGAGGTCGTGTTCGTAGTACAGTTCGTTGATTCGATCGTGGTAGTGTCGAACGAGGTCGAGAGCGAGGCGTTCGACCGATCGCCGTTCGTCGTCGCCTGGCCCCTCGCCGGTCGCCAGGCGGTCGAGTTGTTCGACTACCTCGGCAGGATCGTCTCGGTCTGCAGATTCGACCATACGCATGGCTCGGTATCGAATCCACTTATACGCTTTCGACGAGTCGTCGCGAAAAAAGCGAGATGCGACGCGACGTCAGGCTCGACCGCGACGGTGGCGTGTCCGTCGTCCAGACTGCTGTCCCGACGTGCCGACCCAAACCGTGATGCGGCATCGGCCCGTGAAGTGGGATGTCGTCGACGTTAGAGCTCTTTCAGGGTGAACCACCAGTCGTAGGATTCGTACTCCGCTGTGTCGGCTTCGGCGACGCGTGCTTCGACCTCCTCGACGGTGCCAGGCGGCGAGAGCAGTGCCTTGTCGCCGAAGTTCTCGTTCTCCGGCCAGTTGGCCGGCAGTGCGACATCTTCCTCGTCGGACGTCTGGAGTGCCTCGAGCGAGCGAAGTACCTCGTCGACGTTTCGGCCGATCTCCTTGGGGTAGTAAAGCACTTGACGGGTGACGCCGTCGGGGTCGACGAGAAAGACCGCACGAACCGTCGAAGTGCCCTGGCCGGGATGCACCATCCCGAGCGTGTCGGCGACGTCGCCGCTCTCGTCGGCGATGATCGGGAAGCCGATCTCTTCGCCGATCTCCTCGTCGATCCACTCGGTCCACTTGATGTGCGAGTGTACCCGATCGATCGAGAGACCGATCAGCTCGGCGTTCAGGTCTTCGAACTCCTCGCGGCGCTGTTCGAAGCCGACGAACTCCGTCGTACAGACGGGCGTGAAGTCACCGGGATGGCTAAAGAGGACGAACCACTTGCCTTCGTAGTCGTCCGGGATTGTCTTCGTGCCGTGTGTCGTCTCTGCCTCGAGTTCGGGGAACTGGTCTCCGATGAGCGGGAATCCGCTTTCGTCAGTCATTGCAATCTATCTTACGCCACCACCAATTATAATACTTCTTTAGCAAGAAATAGTTTCGACTACTCCATCCTTCTCGAGGAGAACGGGCGATTATTTCGCTACTCCGGAACGGTAACGTGGGTAGTGGTGACAGTCACAACGAACGAAAATCGGGGGCGGTATCGAAACGATCAGTTCGCCCGCTCGGCACCCATCCGCCGGAGGAACTCGAGGAGGACGCCCAGTCCCTGCCGAACGTCGTCGTCGAAAATCGCTCCCATCAGTCCCAGCAGGCCGACCTTCTTCGGCGGCTCTTCATCCGTGAAGGCACCGAGTCCAGCCTCGACGGAGTCGATTAATTGCTCGTCGCCGAGCTGACAGCCCAGTACGAGCATGTTCCCGAGGTTCTGTCCGAGCTGGTAGGGTTCGAGGTCGGAATCGGCGTAGGCGTGGCTCATCCCGGCGACGATCATCCGAAGCTCCGTGAGCGACCGTCGGTTCCCCTGGACGACCGAGATGGCTTCCGGGACCAGGTCCTCGGCGAGGTCGTAGGTCACCTCGAGCAACTCGAGCAGTTCGATCAGCGTCTCCTCGTTCTCGCCCAGCCGTTCGAGCAGGGTGAGCGTCTCTTCGCGCTCGAGTGCCGTCCGGAGCCGGGCGAACGTCTCGCGGTTCTCGCGGACGACCGTCTTGAGCTCCGGCACCAGGTCGCCGGCGAGGTCGTCGACGACCTCGAGGGTCTCGAGCAGTTCGACGAGCGTGTCGGCGTTCTCGCCGACCCGCTGGACGAGCACGAGCATCTCCTCTCGCTCGAGTGCCGTCCGAACCTCGGCGATCGGCTCCCGGGAGTCGTGGGCGGCCTCGCGCAGTTCGGGGGCGAGATCCGCCGAGAGCTCCTCGACGACGACGAGCATCTCGAGCAGTTCGGCCAGTTCCTTGTCGTGTTCCTCGAGCGTGCGCGCGAATTCGGTCGCGTCGGCGTTCTCGAGTGCGGTACCGTCGACGGCTGCCTGTTGGTCTCGTTGTGCCATGTTACGGAAGCGGGTCGTAGCCTTTCATCCAGGCGTCCCAGTAGACCGACGGGAGGACGTTGACGTCCATGATCCAGTTCATCTTGCTCTCGACGGGTGCGGAGATTGGCTCTTCGTAGTCGAACTCCGCGAGCATCGCTTTCCCCTTCTTCGTGAGCAACGGACAGGCGGCGTAGCCGTCGTACTCCGCGAGCATCGCTTTGTCACGGATCATCGATGTCAGGTTCTTGCTGACGACGTGGGCCTGTTTGCGTGCGGCCGCGGCCGTCTTCGAGTGCGGTGCGTTCTCACAGTCTCCCAGCGCGAAGACGTCGTCGTATTCGTCGTGCTGGCAGGTGTGTTTGTCGATGGTGACGTACTCGCCGTCCTCGGAGCCGTCAGTTAGCGGCGATCCCTCGGTGATCGCCTCCTGGCCGAACTGTGGTGTCACGGGTGCGTAGAGATCGTACTCGATCTTCTCGCCGTCGGCACCGTGGACGACGCCCGCGTCGGGGTCAATCTTCTCGACGGAGACGTTCTCTTTAAACTCGATGTCGCGCTCGTTCCAGATCTCGTAGAGCTTGTCACGATAGGGCTGGACGCCAAAGTGATGTTCGGCGTTGCGGGTCATGACGACCTCGACGTCGTCGCGGATGCCCTTCCGTCGGAAGTAGTCCTCGGCGAGCATCGTCAGCTTCAGCGGCGCACCCGGACACTTGATCGGCGTATCCGGCTGCGTGACGAGGAAGGTTCCCTCCTCGAAGTTCTCGAGTGCGTCGCGCATCTCGAGGGCTGCCTCGTAGTGATAGAACGGGTAGACCTCGTCGGTCTCCTGCCAGGCTTCGAGCAGGCCGGGCGTCGCGGTCGGATCGAGTCGGTGACCGGTCGTGACCACCAGATAGTCGTACTCGAGATCCGCGGTTTGCTCGAGCGAGACCGTCTTCTCGTCTGGATCGACACCGACGACGGCATCGTGGACGAACTCGACGCCTGGCTTGAGGAGGTCGTCGACGTGTTCGGACTGGTCGGGCTCGAGGTACCCGAACGGAATGAGGTAAAACGAGGGCTGGTAGAAGTGTTCTGTACTCTTGTCGACGACGGTGATATCGGCCTCGTCCGCGTCCAGTTTACGACGCAGGAGGTTTGCGGTCATTGCACCGCCGGAACCGGCACCTAACACAGCTATTTGTGTCATATACCTCTAAATAATGGTCTGGTATCACCTAAAGCTGCGTCTCCAATCAACACTGCTAGCCAGTGCTCACAGCCAGGCACCGTCGGGGAAAATATTGCAGGAACTCTGCGTCGGTGACACACCAGGCGACGGGACACGGGCTGTCGGTCCGCAGCCCCGAAACTCCAGAGAACGGGTCGTAGCCAGTCAGAAACGACAGATCAGTCACGTTCGGAGCAACGAACTGGTCGACACTCGAATACCGCTGTCCAGCAGTGTCACTCGACACTCGTTTCGATCGGTGCGTCGATCATGTTCCCCCACTCGATCCAGGAGCCGTCGTAGTTCGAGACGTCTTCGTACTCGAGTAGTTCCGAGAGGACGAACCAGACGATCGACGATCGTTCGCCGACGTGACAGTAGACGATCGTCTCTGTATCGGGGAGGATATTACGGTCGTGGAACAGTCGTTTGAGGTCGGTCGCGTCCTTGAACTGACCGTTTTCGTCGATAATCTCGGACCAGGTCACGTGGGTGGTGCCGGGAATGTGTCCCGCCGTTCGTGCCTCGGGGAGGTCTTTGTTTGGCGGCTGGGTGACGGTGCCCTGGTACTCGGCTGGTGAGCGGACGTCGACGACCGTAACGTCCTCTGAGAGTGCAGCCTCTACGTCGGTCCGGTAGGCACGAATTCGGTCGTCCGGAGTGGGTGCGTTGTACTCCTGAGTAGTAACGTCTGGTTCGTCAGTCGTCGTCCGGCCCCCGATCTCCTCCCAGTACTGCTTGCCCCCGTCGAGTAGCCGTACGTCCGTATGTCGATAGTACTTGAACAACCAGTAGAGGTACGCCGCGTACTGGTTGTGGTGATTACTGTAGACCACGATCGTACTGTCTTCCGTGATGCCGCGGGCACCCACGTACTCCTCGAAACAGCGCCTGTCGGCGATTCCACAGCCGTTGACGTCGATGAGATCACCGAGAATGTCGACCTGGACTGCTCCCGGGAGGTGGCCACAGTCGTACTCGTTGTCGGCTTCGACGAGTCGCAGCTCTGGCTCGTCGCGTCCGAGCTCCGAGAGTCGTTCTTCGACCCACTCGGGCGAGACTAGCACCGGTGAGCCGTTACTAACGACGCCACAGACGTCTTCGTCGAGTTTGTAACACGTCTGGCGGCCGTCGTGAAGTGCGGGCGAGGAGTCGACGAAGCCACCGTCCTCGAGTTGGTCCAGTCCGTACCGGACTGTCCGCGAGGAAAGCATCGTCTCCTCCGTCAACGCCTTGAGCGTCATCGGGCCGACGTCGGACAACGTCTTGTAGATGAATTTCGAACTCGGCGGCAACTCCTCGAGAGGAGTATTAGTGTGGTCTTCCGCCATGATTACTTGTCGATAGTAGGACGGATGCCCATACAGTTCTTTCGCCTCGACAATCTCGGGACGGACGAACACAATATTGCATGCTTTTACGAGCATACTTTCG contains:
- a CDS encoding sulfite exporter TauE/SafE family protein, with the translated sequence MELLGLSLSLLALFVSFGFMVGVLFGFFGMGGSFLITPTLLILDYPASVAIGSGLAFYFGTSVIAVIKHYDVGEVDYRLGAVLFVVLSIGIELGSRLVFALEALGVAELVTGLAYIFLLAGIGLLFLRRAYNLEDDDDDGEDVDDDNIPPIGQKIQSYTVPPMISLTSGGRASLWTISGAGGGVGIVSGLIGVGGGFIRMPAIHYLIGTPLTAAVGTSLFAGLFSGAYGTFTYGMSGSVDLAVVSMLLVGSALGAKIGSAATTVVEENDVIVYFGLMMLFASAGIALSELSEWIGMEGLELVSVLLLVGSSFVVALLILSEVVRTVDVDDSHAQTTSDGGD
- a CDS encoding DUF7512 family protein; its protein translation is MLGIEGGVAGAVAVVGFILVQAIVLYVAYGWLESIAKTVHARTVN
- a CDS encoding MBL fold metallo-hydrolase, translated to MPETISAADLRDRIEANDFDVLFDTRAPEDYEDWRIAEAENVEYSGSDDELVGEFDPDEYETDDDVVVTCASGRSAGLFAESLEEQGFENVAHVENGMEEWSLVYDVVSISTERDDLEILQLQRRAKGCLGYLVGSKRTGKAALVDVTRATDAFESAAAERGYEIARVFDTHIHADHISAGRDLAEKYDVPYHLGGPANTRDPDYDFDGLEPNETVMVGDIAIKAVHTPGHTTGMTSYLVEDEALLTGDTLFVESIGRTELQFAGDDAKDGARVQYQTLQHKIGTMPDHVKILPGHFSVTDCGEYIDVDPGMPMFSTVGDIWAKNEIVQLEEDAFVEHMFDNLPSKPPNYEKVIETNLGVYEPDDEDERNELELGPNRCAATEDSAVADD
- a CDS encoding NAD(P)/FAD-dependent oxidoreductase, translating into MSTDDGFDYDVVVVGGGPAGLTSALYTTRLSLDTLVIDRGGGRAAMMRETHNVIGITEETSGNELLQTAREQVQGYGADFERGLVESVTPLGDSADDGFRVETGDASYHACRVVLATGFADERPDPPLPPTGRGLHYCLLCDAYMFVDEPVYVMGAGDAAARVAMIMLNYTDAVDLLTRGEDPSWSDETATMLEHHPVDVVTAEIAAMNKSDDGWLESFEFADGQVRAYSGGFLMYGSDYHDEVVEGLDLERTEDGAVAVDDYGRTSVDGVYAVGDLTPGYSQIPIAMGEGANAGITIHKELRAFPRSLEELETDGPVTDADVPALSAALAATAVEHEGHAHSPTEPADE
- a CDS encoding peroxiredoxin; this encodes MTDESGFPLIGDQFPELEAETTHGTKTIPDDYEGKWFVLFSHPGDFTPVCTTEFVGFEQRREEFEDLNAELIGLSIDRVHSHIKWTEWIDEEIGEEIGFPIIADESGDVADTLGMVHPGQGTSTVRAVFLVDPDGVTRQVLYYPKEIGRNVDEVLRSLEALQTSDEEDVALPANWPENENFGDKALLSPPGTVEEVEARVAEADTAEYESYDWWFTLKEL
- a CDS encoding DUF1641 domain-containing protein; the encoded protein is MAQRDQQAAVDGTALENADATEFARTLEEHDKELAELLEMLVVVEELSADLAPELREAAHDSREPIAEVRTALEREEMLVLVQRVGENADTLVELLETLEVVDDLAGDLVPELKTVVRENRETFARLRTALEREETLTLLERLGENEETLIELLELLEVTYDLAEDLVPEAISVVQGNRRSLTELRMIVAGMSHAYADSDLEPYQLGQNLGNMLVLGCQLGDEQLIDSVEAGLGAFTDEEPPKKVGLLGLMGAIFDDDVRQGLGVLLEFLRRMGAERAN
- a CDS encoding NAD(P)/FAD-dependent oxidoreductase; the protein is MTQIAVLGAGSGGAMTANLLRRKLDADEADITVVDKSTEHFYQPSFYLIPFGYLEPDQSEHVDDLLKPGVEFVHDAVVGVDPDEKTVSLEQTADLEYDYLVVTTGHRLDPTATPGLLEAWQETDEVYPFYHYEAALEMRDALENFEEGTFLVTQPDTPIKCPGAPLKLTMLAEDYFRRKGIRDDVEVVMTRNAEHHFGVQPYRDKLYEIWNERDIEFKENVSVEKIDPDAGVVHGADGEKIEYDLYAPVTPQFGQEAITEGSPLTDGSEDGEYVTIDKHTCQHDEYDDVFALGDCENAPHSKTAAAARKQAHVVSKNLTSMIRDKAMLAEYDGYAACPLLTKKGKAMLAEFDYEEPISAPVESKMNWIMDVNVLPSVYWDAWMKGYDPLP
- a CDS encoding rhodanese-like domain-containing protein; this translates as MAEDHTNTPLEELPPSSKFIYKTLSDVGPMTLKALTEETMLSSRTVRYGLDQLEDGGFVDSSPALHDGRQTCYKLDEDVCGVVSNGSPVLVSPEWVEERLSELGRDEPELRLVEADNEYDCGHLPGAVQVDILGDLIDVNGCGIADRRCFEEYVGARGITEDSTIVVYSNHHNQYAAYLYWLFKYYRHTDVRLLDGGKQYWEEIGGRTTTDEPDVTTQEYNAPTPDDRIRAYRTDVEAALSEDVTVVDVRSPAEYQGTVTQPPNKDLPEARTAGHIPGTTHVTWSEIIDENGQFKDATDLKRLFHDRNILPDTETIVYCHVGERSSIVWFVLSELLEYEDVSNYDGSWIEWGNMIDAPIETSVE